The nucleotide window TGCCTAAATGGGCAAAATCTCGACATACTCCCGCTCTTTCTGTGGCAGTATCATAAGCAGAGGTTTGGGCATTGGTGCTGCCGGATAGATAAGTAACATTATCATAAATCCAGTTACAAATGGCCTCAACGCGGGAGTAACCCGGCTGGAGTTCTCCAAATTCTTGTTGTACCAGTCGGATCAGGCGATCGGATTGACAGTAACGACTCGGATACAAAAAAGGGACAGTTTCTAAGGGGAGTTGTGCCGGAATGGTTTCCGTGATGTCACTGGGGTTGATATTTTGGTAGGAGACTTCTACCGTTGCTTGATAGTCTAAGAGTAGGTTTCCGGAGTCTAAATTGACTCGGAAATATCGATTTCCCAAAACAGGAGTAATGTATTCTTCCGTGTTTAGGGGAGGATCTAGGGTAAGATGTTCTTCGATAACGGTTTGAAAGTCGGTGTTAACTGGGCAAATATTGAAAAGAAATGTACTGTATTGGGAAATCTTATAAGAAAGTTCACATTTAAGTCTATATTTCATAAAACCCATCGGGAATAAGCCATTAGATCTAAATTATGAATGACTCAGAAAACATCGATCATGTCTCTGAAGAAAGAACTTTATAGCAACTTGGACACACTTATGCCTCCTTCCAAATGAGATAATAAACGATGGATGAATCTGATCTATATAAAAAAATTATGTCTAAATCTGAACGCCGGATTTTTTTGCTTGACTTTGAAAAACCTTTATATGAACTCCAAACCCGCATCGATCAAATTCGACAACTGGCGGAAGAAAATGATGTAGATGTCTCTGAGCAAATTTCTTTACTCGAAGCGAAAGCGGATAAACTCCGTCAGGAAATATTTAGCGCGTTAACTCCGGCTCAACGTCTACAATTAGCCCGTCATCCCCGTCGCCCTTCAACTCTCGATTATATTCAAGCCATTACTGATGAATGGTTTGAACTTCACGGCGATCGCGGAGGTTATGATGATCCGGCCTTGGTGGGGGGTATTGCTCGTTTAAATGGTCGTCCGGTGGTCATTTTAGGGCATCAAAAAGGACGAGATACTAAAGATAATGTGGCTCGGAATTTTGGAATGCCGGCTCCGGGTGGCTATCGTAAGGCACTCCGGCTGATGGAACACGCTAATCATTTTAATTTGCCGATTTTAACTTTTATTGATACTCCGGGCGCTTGGGCAGGTGTCGAGGCAGAAAAATTAGGACAAGGGGAAGCGATCGCCTATAATTTACGTCAAATGTTTAGTTTTGATGTGCCGATTATTTGTACTGTCATTGGAGAAGGAGGATCAGGCGGCGCTTTGGGTATTGGAGTAGGCGATCGATTATTAATGTTAGAACATTCTGTTTATACGGTTGCTACTCCGGAAGCTTGTGCGGCGATTTTGTGGAAAGATGCTAAAAAAGCAGAACAAGCCGCAGTTGCTCTCAAAATTACTGCTCCTGATCTCAAAAATTTGGGGATTATTGATGAAATTGTACCAGAACCTTCTGGGGCGGCTCACGCTGATCCCATAGAAGCGGCGACGTTGCTTAAACAGGCTTTAATTGAAAATTTGGAAACTTTGTCTTTGATGAGTCCTCAACAACGTCAGGAATTAAGATATCAAAAATTCCGCCATATTGGTGTTTTTCAAGAGGTTTATGCTAATGTTTGAAATTTCTATTTATTATTTAGTTTGACATCTTGCTCATGTGCAGCAAGACATCGCAAAGCCCGCGTAGGCGGGCTAAATTATTGTCCGCAGATGAACGCGGATAAACGCGGATGAAATATTTATCAGTAACATAAGTCTACAGATGAAATCAGATGGGATGATCGTTCGGCTTGTCAAAGAGGTCTAATTTTTATCCTCCTGCTTCCTGCCCTCTGCTTCCTGCCTTTTCCCTTAATTGAGGTTTAGTTTGATGCCCCGAATGGCATAATCTAATAATTCTATGGGGTGCATTAAAGGAATTGTTTTTTCTTGGATTTGTAAATGTTTTTTAATCTGTAATGAACAGCCTGGGTTAGGAGAGGCGATTAATTTTGCTCCTGTATTTAATAAATTAGTGACTTTTTGCTGTCCTAATTCTTCGGCGACTTCTGGCTGTAACATATTATAAATCCCCGCACTCCCACAACATAAAGCCGCATCAACCGGTTCTTTTAATTTAATTCCGGGGATTTTTTGTAATAATTGACGGGGTTGAAGACTAATTTTTTGTCCATGAAGTAAGTGACAAGCGTCTTGATAAACGAGAGGAAGATCTTCGTCTGTTAAGGGGTTAAGGGTAGCAGTGAGTCCAATTTCTGCTAAAAATTCTTGTACGTCTTTAACCTGAGCAGAAAAGTTTTTGCCTTTTTCTTTATACTCTGGATCATCGGCTAAAATATGCCCATATTCTTTTAAGGTATGACCACATCCGGCAGCATTGATAATAATATAATCAACCCCTGTTTGTTCAAAACTCTCGATCATTTGTCGGGCTAAGGTTTGGGCTTGTTTTTCTTGTCCTTGGTGGGCAGGTAAAGCGGCACAACATCCTTGGGTTTTCGGGATAACGACTTCACACCCATTAGCGGTTAAAACTCTGACGGTTGCTTCATTGACTGGGGAGAAAAATAACCGTTGAACACATCCTAAAATCATCCCCACTCGGTAACGTTTCTCTCCTTGGGCAGGGATAA belongs to Gloeothece citriformis PCC 7424 and includes:
- a CDS encoding transglutaminase-like domain-containing protein; amino-acid sequence: MGFMKYRLKCELSYKISQYSTFLFNICPVNTDFQTVIEEHLTLDPPLNTEEYITPVLGNRYFRVNLDSGNLLLDYQATVEVSYQNINPSDITETIPAQLPLETVPFLYPSRYCQSDRLIRLVQQEFGELQPGYSRVEAICNWIYDNVTYLSGSTNAQTSAYDTATERAGVCRDFAHLGIAFCRALNIPARFVSNYACGLEPPDFHAVFEAYLGDRWYLFDPTRLVPRQALIRIGTGRDAADVSFATLFGTVVMERKHICVEFIEGKFPSYTTDAVMPVTKP
- the accA gene encoding acetyl-CoA carboxylase carboxyl transferase subunit alpha, coding for MSKSERRIFLLDFEKPLYELQTRIDQIRQLAEENDVDVSEQISLLEAKADKLRQEIFSALTPAQRLQLARHPRRPSTLDYIQAITDEWFELHGDRGGYDDPALVGGIARLNGRPVVILGHQKGRDTKDNVARNFGMPAPGGYRKALRLMEHANHFNLPILTFIDTPGAWAGVEAEKLGQGEAIAYNLRQMFSFDVPIICTVIGEGGSGGALGIGVGDRLLMLEHSVYTVATPEACAAILWKDAKKAEQAAVALKITAPDLKNLGIIDEIVPEPSGAAHADPIEAATLLKQALIENLETLSLMSPQQRQELRYQKFRHIGVFQEVYANV
- a CDS encoding (Fe-S)-binding protein, translating into MEIIEQSFNFQERLEKDIKGFDTKNPPQQNLIDSCVHCGFCLSTCPSYRVIGKEMDSPRGRIYLMNGINKGQASLDETTAEHFDTCLGCLACVTTCPSGVKYDQLIAATRPQVERNQPRSISDKLIRTLIFNLFPYPVRLRLLLPLFWVYQNLGLQKLVRATGVLKKIFPRLAAMESILPQITIKSFTQTYPDVIPAQGEKRYRVGMILGCVQRLFFSPVNEATVRVLTANGCEVVIPKTQGCCAALPAHQGQEKQAQTLARQMIESFEQTGVDYIIINAAGCGHTLKEYGHILADDPEYKEKGKNFSAQVKDVQEFLAEIGLTATLNPLTDEDLPLVYQDACHLLHGQKISLQPRQLLQKIPGIKLKEPVDAALCCGSAGIYNMLQPEVAEELGQQKVTNLLNTGAKLIASPNPGCSLQIKKHLQIQEKTIPLMHPIELLDYAIRGIKLNLN